In one window of Meiothermus sp. DNA:
- the rpsH gene encoding 30S ribosomal protein S8: protein MLSDPIADMLTRIRNGVQVYKESVDVPASKFKQQIASILVKEGFLKGVEPVEVDGKPYLRLTLKYGPRREQVIQHIQRVSRPGRRVYVTAENVPSVRRGLGLAIVSTSKGLLPDREARKLGVGGEVICEVW from the coding sequence ATGCTCAGTGATCCAATTGCCGATATGCTGACCCGGATTCGCAACGGAGTCCAGGTGTACAAGGAGAGCGTGGATGTGCCTGCTTCCAAGTTCAAGCAGCAGATCGCCAGCATCCTTGTCAAGGAAGGTTTCCTCAAAGGGGTGGAGCCGGTAGAAGTTGACGGCAAGCCCTACCTCCGCCTGACCCTCAAATACGGCCCCCGCCGTGAACAAGTGATCCAGCACATCCAGCGGGTGAGCCGCCCGGGCCGCCGGGTTTACGTAACTGCCGAGAATGTACCCAGCGTGCGTCGTGGCCTGGGGTTGGCGATTGTCTCGACTTCCAAAGGTCTGTTGCCCGACCGCGAAGCCCGTAAGCTGGGCGTGGGCGGCGAAGTGATTTGCGAGGTGTGGTAA
- the rplR gene encoding 50S ribosomal protein L18, whose protein sequence is MARLSTEDRRKFRVRNAVKSSGRLRLSVHRSLQHIYAQIIDDSKGVTLAAVSSKSLKLSGNKTEVAKKVGAAIAEAAKAKGIAQVVFDRGAFKYHGRVKALADAAREGGLEF, encoded by the coding sequence GTGGCTCGTTTGTCCACTGAAGACCGCCGTAAGTTCCGGGTTCGCAACGCTGTTAAATCCTCGGGCCGCCTGCGCCTCAGCGTGCACCGCAGCTTGCAGCACATCTACGCCCAAATCATTGACGACAGCAAAGGGGTGACCCTGGCCGCCGTCTCGAGCAAATCCCTCAAGCTTTCGGGTAACAAAACCGAGGTTGCTAAGAAAGTGGGTGCTGCCATCGCTGAGGCAGCCAAGGCCAAGGGTATTGCCCAGGTGGTCTTTGACCGGGGCGCCTTCAAGTATCACGGGCGCGTCAAGGCGCTGGCCGATGCTGCACGTGAAGGGGGACTGGAGTTCTAG
- the rpsN gene encoding 30S ribosomal protein S14, giving the protein MAKKSQVEKMKRKQKTIAKYAAKRAALKAAGDYAALAELPRDASPTRHKNRCAVTGRSKAFMRYFGLSRLQFREMAHKGQLPGVKKASW; this is encoded by the coding sequence ATGGCCAAGAAATCCCAAGTCGAGAAGATGAAGCGCAAGCAGAAAACCATCGCCAAGTATGCGGCCAAGCGGGCGGCCCTCAAAGCCGCGGGTGATTACGCTGCTCTGGCCGAGCTGCCCCGCGATGCCAGCCCGACCCGCCACAAGAACCGCTGTGCGGTGACAGGCCGTTCCAAGGCTTTCATGCGCTACTTCGGTCTCTCGCGTCTTCAGTTCCGCGAAATGGCCCACAAGGGTCAGTTGCCGGGTGTCAAGAAAGCCAGCTGGTAA
- the rplE gene encoding 50S ribosomal protein L5 — MPLEVALKKRYVEEIRPELMKRFGYDNIMAVPRLVKVVVNQGLGEAKEDSRILEKAGKELAVITGQQPAITRAKKSISNFKLRQGMPIGLRVTLRGDRMWIFVEKLVNIALPRIRDFRGVNPGAFDGRGNYNLGLREQAIFPEITFDMVDTVRGMDIAVVTTAKNDEEARALLELLGFPFRK; from the coding sequence ATGCCTTTAGAAGTTGCCCTCAAGAAACGCTACGTCGAAGAGATTCGACCCGAATTGATGAAGCGCTTTGGCTACGACAACATCATGGCGGTGCCCCGCCTGGTCAAGGTTGTGGTTAACCAAGGGTTGGGTGAGGCCAAGGAAGATAGCCGGATTCTGGAAAAGGCGGGCAAAGAACTGGCCGTCATCACAGGTCAGCAGCCGGCCATCACCCGCGCGAAAAAATCTATTTCCAACTTCAAGCTGCGCCAGGGCATGCCCATCGGCCTGCGGGTCACCCTGCGGGGTGATCGGATGTGGATTTTTGTCGAGAAGCTGGTTAATATTGCCCTGCCCCGTATCCGCGATTTCCGTGGGGTTAACCCGGGCGCCTTTGATGGTCGTGGCAACTACAACCTGGGCCTGCGCGAGCAAGCCATCTTCCCCGAAATCACCTTTGATATGGTGGATACGGTGCGTGGGATGGATATTGCGGTGGTCACCACGGCCAAGAACGATGAGGAAGCCAGGGCCCTGCTGGAACTCCTGGGGTTTCCGTTCCGGAAGTAA
- the rplF gene encoding 50S ribosomal protein L6, which yields MSRIGKQPITLPKGVTVEVATGLVKVKGSKGELTVQVHADLTVKNENGVITVSRPSDSRTHRSLHGLTRTLIANAIQGVSAGYVKEMLISGTGYRAAMQGKNLELTVGHSHKDIVTPPAGITFEVPEPTKIRVVGIDKQLVGQVAANVRAVRPPDAYHAKGIRYADEVIKTKPGKTAGK from the coding sequence ATGTCTCGAATTGGAAAACAACCCATTACCTTGCCCAAAGGCGTGACCGTAGAAGTGGCTACCGGGCTTGTCAAGGTCAAGGGTTCCAAGGGCGAACTGACCGTGCAGGTTCATGCTGACCTGACCGTAAAGAACGAAAACGGTGTCATCACCGTGAGCCGTCCCTCAGATAGCCGTACACACCGGAGCCTTCATGGTCTGACCCGCACCCTTATTGCCAATGCCATCCAGGGTGTTTCGGCAGGCTACGTGAAGGAAATGCTCATTAGTGGTACAGGTTATCGTGCGGCCATGCAAGGCAAGAACCTCGAGCTCACCGTGGGGCACAGCCACAAGGATATCGTCACCCCGCCAGCCGGCATCACCTTCGAGGTGCCTGAACCCACCAAAATCCGAGTCGTGGGTATTGATAAGCAACTGGTGGGACAGGTGGCCGCGAATGTGCGGGCGGTTCGTCCCCCCGACGCTTACCACGCCAAGGGTATTCGTTACGCCGATGAGGTAATCAAGACCAAGCCTGGCAAGACTGCAGGTAAATAG
- the rplX gene encoding 50S ribosomal protein L24 has translation MMSKVHVKKGDTVVVLSGKEGLRGETGKVKAVMPKEGMVVVEGLNLIKRAVRPNPRNPQGGFIESEAPIHASKVMPICPSCEKPTRIRKKVLPDGTKARVCAKCDGVLDTK, from the coding sequence ATAATGTCCAAGGTACACGTCAAAAAAGGGGACACTGTAGTGGTTCTTTCCGGTAAGGAAGGACTGCGCGGTGAAACCGGCAAAGTCAAGGCCGTCATGCCCAAGGAGGGTATGGTGGTGGTGGAGGGGTTGAACCTGATCAAGCGTGCGGTACGCCCCAACCCCCGCAACCCCCAGGGGGGCTTTATCGAGAGCGAAGCACCAATCCATGCTTCGAAGGTCATGCCGATTTGCCCGAGCTGTGAGAAGCCGACACGTATCCGCAAGAAGGTGCTACCCGACGGTACCAAGGCACGTGTCTGCGCCAAGTGTGATGGCGTGCTGGATACCAAATAA
- the rplN gene encoding 50S ribosomal protein L14, with the protein MIQQETVLEVADNTGARKIACIRVMGGHYRKYAGVGDVIVASVKEAIPRGMVKEGDVVKAVVVRTAKEIRRQDGSSIRFDTNAAVIINPQNEPRGTRVFGPVARELRERGFMKIVSLAPEVL; encoded by the coding sequence GTGATTCAGCAAGAAACCGTGCTGGAAGTCGCCGACAATACCGGCGCACGCAAAATTGCCTGTATCCGGGTGATGGGCGGCCACTACCGCAAGTACGCTGGTGTGGGCGACGTGATCGTGGCTTCGGTGAAGGAAGCCATCCCCAGGGGCATGGTCAAGGAAGGGGATGTGGTCAAGGCGGTGGTGGTGCGGACGGCCAAGGAAATCCGTCGTCAAGACGGTTCTTCCATTCGTTTCGACACCAATGCTGCGGTCATCATCAACCCCCAGAACGAGCCCCGTGGAACCCGTGTGTTTGGCCCGGTGGCCCGCGAACTGCGCGAACGCGGGTTCATGAAGATCGTTTCGCTGGCCCCTGAGGTGCTCTGA
- the rpsQ gene encoding 30S ribosomal protein S17 has protein sequence MPKKVLTGVVVSDKAQKTVTVLVERQMQHPLYGKVIKQSKKYLAHDENDQYKLGDIVEIREATPISKNKKFVVVGRLEEGRMDLVERYLLRKERGKA, from the coding sequence ATGCCCAAAAAAGTTCTAACCGGCGTGGTGGTAAGCGATAAGGCGCAGAAGACCGTCACGGTTCTGGTCGAGCGCCAGATGCAACATCCGCTGTACGGCAAGGTTATCAAGCAATCCAAAAAGTACCTTGCCCACGACGAGAACGACCAGTACAAACTCGGCGATATCGTTGAGATCAGGGAAGCTACCCCGATATCGAAAAACAAGAAATTTGTGGTGGTGGGGCGTCTCGAGGAAGGCCGTATGGACTTGGTCGAGCGCTACCTGCTGCGTAAGGAGCGTGGTAAAGCGTGA